Below is a window of Rhipicephalus sanguineus isolate Rsan-2018 chromosome 9, BIME_Rsan_1.4, whole genome shotgun sequence DNA.
CATCATTTTGCACACGTAAAGGATGGAACCACGAGCGCATGTCCTTATTCATCACCATTATCAGCCTATCTTATGCAGTGCTTATGCCACTCCCAACGATATCCACTTCAACTTATTTTGGGCGACTTGATTCCAAGTTATCGCTGCGAACTTATCAGTCGTTCATCGCGTCGcgatgaccttgagccgccggtGTGCTATagtgtggcaggcgtgacgtcatgtCAAGTGATCGGAGGGGAGtcgccgctgcggtaccacgtgaccaggcgaagtTTCGACGGTTGCTTCGCCGGCTCGTGTTCGGTCGGCCTCACCACGGACAGCGCGCCGGCTTCGCCGTCTGTGCAtgcgcttcagcgcaagcgaCCGGCTGAATATCCACTCATCCAGTAGATATAACTAGACGGCAGGCTGTGAAATCTGAAGAAAAGGAGAAAttgcctgctgaaacaccggaGCAAACGGAGAACAGATTAGCATGTTATATAGAAGTTTCTGGCCACCGCTTCCCGAATGAAGGTGTTGTTAATAATAGGTGATTAAAATTCTGGCCTGCTATCACTTCTACTTAGTTGCGCGTCTTGCGTTGTCATCTAGAGGAGTGTTCATTTTTGTTGCCGGTGTCAGTGCCTGTACATGACCGTCCAAGATTAGCTAGAGGCCAGAGGGAGTGTCTTTAAGTGTACTCTATTCCTTGTAGCAAAGCGCCAGTTTTAAATAGGTTAAAATTACTTTACCGGGGGCCTGGTAGGTGCATGTATGACATAACTTAAGGGGACCCTAGGTGAAAaagtaaattagtttagactgataaattatacccTACAAATTCTAAGTGTTGTTCATTTCACCACCGAACgcttattaatagatgagaaagttgtcaaaagtttcactttcaAATTTCTCGCCAATAACTCCGGTGGTGATGTCACTGATttcgaagtgttttttttttttcgtatttgagCCATATTGACTCAATCAACCTTCCTGAATCTTGGTATGTtcagtctctggctccctcagaagtcACTGCATTTCattttttgccgattaggaactacttaGGCCTTAGTAGACGACATCAaattctatgacgtcacgacaacTGGTGCGAAAACCAATGTGGCGTCGCCTCCCGCATTTCCTTTTCGCTcgtcttctcgcttaccaagcgtcttctcgcagcaagcgtggtgtttttggtatcgttaaAGACTACTTtataatacgagaaaaatcgttctttccctttagtgtccctttaagagcgcAAAGAACGAGACACGGCAAGAAACGTAGAGGGCACACACGGGACAAATAAGTTCGTCTTTACGccgtttcttttgtttcttgtcTTACTTCTTTCTTTGAAGCATTAAATCATGGCCAATGAATAAGAACGCTTTTATACGGACGTGTAGTGTCATGCGCACTTAAGCAACGTACTCATACATATAAGCACGTACTGAGCAGCATAAACCTTCATAAAGTACGTCGTTGACATTTCATTACTGAATGCGCTCTACAAAAATAGAGTTGAACGTAAGGAATAATTATTTCACTCTTGCATACGGGCAGCATAAAcaggctcgtttctttttttgccccAACCACCGTATGTAAAGCATGGCCGCGCTGGAACGTTCCAGCGCGCACATGTCCATGTACAACCTTTGCATTTATAATGTAGTCAACCTGACGTGCGTCAGCCTCAGCGAAAGCTGTATGtggctaggcgaaacgaaaaaCCGTTCGCCACATGTTTAAATAACGGtctccattggctgcgccgtcagtgacgtcatCTCTCCGTCGGACCCATGCATGCGCGCCATGGCGGGCGGATGCTTGGCGGAGACGGCGAGGAAGCGGCAGTGCCGGCAGAATAGCGTCAACATGCCAATGGCGCAACGCGTTCGCCGGGGCCAAGGCCCACTTTCGGCGGGAGTTTCTCGGGCGTTACTTCGGCTGCTGCTGCGACGTCTGCGACCGCGTGTGGTTCGACAACAAGCTGACTACGATCGACGGAATCTGGTCTCGACAACAACGGAACAATTTCATGGAGGTACTGACGCGGTGGTTCCCCAGCTGCTCCCGACGTCGGTCAGTTTTGGAACATGCATGGAATAGCTAATCGAAGGCAGTATGCCAAATTTAAGCCCCGTTAATGGCTACGTTTACCCACCGATGCCTTCACACATTTGCTCAAGCTCAACGTCATCGAGGAACGACTAGTGGGCCCCGCGTCTGCCCAAACACGGACCATTGCTGGCAGGAACGCAAGAAGGAGGTGTTCGCGATGACAACGCAACTCGACAAGTCAACGGCATTTCTAACTTTGCCTGCCCCCGAAGTTCATTGGGAGCGCCTAATTGAGCTGCTCGAACGCATCAGGGTACACGGCGACGACACGCAACGCTGGTTAGTGCAGGAGATGGCGTTCTTCGAACGCGTCGAACTTTGAAACAATGATCCTGAGGCGTGCGCGATGTACGTCAACAAGCTCTTCGCCGTCAACCTCAACATTTTCAAAGACAGGCGGATTTCGCCATTCGAACCTTACCATTAAATGAGAAAGGCTTCAATAcaacgtcgggattaacccaaTGCTTAACACCGGGACCGCGCgcgcttcagcttcgctggttaaccatatgtacggagtgtttgggcggtgtttttttttatcgttgcTATGTTGCTGCATATTTAGTGCACAGCGTAAACACTATGCGTGCGATTGCGGACGCGGAAGCGAAGAGGCAAGCGACGGAGGTCGCCGTCGCGCCACTCGTTGCTTCGAAATCGAACCTCATGCGAGGGACGGCTTGAGCGACGGCTCTTCGGTGTTGGTCGTATTCAGCGCAGCTAGTGTACACCGAAACAGTCTTGATGCACGCGGCAGTTGAGGAGTCATTCAGTCAAAGAACATTATTGAAAGTTCCTGCGAGTTAGTGGGAAGGCAAAATCTCCCGCCTATAGCTTACGCCCAGTTCTTGAGTCCTGGCGGCTTCCTCgcccctctggacagcccatgaTTGATCTTCAAGAGCAgaggcataggtcagcaaactcactcatgagccgactcactcagactcacgcagactcagatcgagccgtgagtatgagtctgagtgagtgccgggtgagcaatattttggtgagtttgaattCGAATGAGTCAGGTTGAGCAAACTTTTAGTAAGTCTTAGTCTATTTGAGGAAagttttcgtgagtctgagtacgagtgagtcctcagatcaaaatatttttcttagtgagcctgagtgagctccaattttttttgccgaccgaTGGGTACAGGTGTGCAACGTAGTCTTCCAGCAAGCGCGGCGGCGATCGCTAGAGGCTCCATCATAAGTATTGTTTATCATCACTCGACATTCCCATAATATGTGTTCCAGAGTGGCTCTAGAAGCACTTATGTCTCGCATATGTCTGGGTAAAACATGTTATATCACCGGGTTCGGATAAATTCAGGTCTGCAACCGCCGCCTATCGACAgatcgttttattgcgatagcaattatatggacactctcggctggtttttgccgtcgccgtctgtcgacgccgtcatgtcctggatatgtgtatgtatgtatatataaataaaagccacaaagaaaatttccgaagcgcaccaccgggattcgaaccttcgacccctcgctccgcagcgcgctgccttaaacaactcggccacgggCCTCCgtctgtttagcataacaacagcgagctatttatatgcaccatttagcgCTAACGACACGCAGAGCTCGGaagtgcttcagtatgtgtagtatcacccgcgagattgcctgaAGGGCGCGCTTAAAGGGCCCTTCAGCAGGTGACATACCGAAGTTTAGTTAgtcattggaagttgttgcgagcccaataaagggCACTAtgtcacaagaatttttctaatcggtccgttagaagctgagaaaaacaataatttgtagcgacgcgaaaccatgatgcgaggaggcgagctggaaacccttgccgctcgccccgtgtagccttcgcaagccaaattccttccctgccctcttcggcacgcgagcaggaggatcacatatgAACAcgacatgcgcacacaatgtcacgagcgcatgacgtgcccgaaccagcccgagcccccgagacgcgagcggtgttgtggcgacGTTccttgcgcttcatctctgcaagttatgccgaatgcgccctcgccgatcacttggctttcaacctattactgagcacgaaagcggCTAcgtttgtacggacgcgagactagcggtgtgccgcatgaacatctagttagacgcgggaggataaatgagcctaatgagcactggaacgcggtagaaaattagtttcgttgtaaatgGTAGCGtttgcacgatgcgcaaagcgcgacaACACGAACGCgcgcgaaacggaggtagataagtctcgaatctcgctgcgattcgcagtaaaaattaaaaaaaaggaaacgcacacattccgtttgtgttttattattgctctcaagttttgtTCATCCGTTCAAGCAacaaaattacacaaactacacgtcgtgtcaaatatttatcgcagtgtcacgtgctactgttggcgacgtcagagcaagtcgtctacgtagaggagcgacgtcgtagCACTACCATCTACCTTGGGCTATCCCGCCATGTACGTgatcccctcattctctaggcgtgcggccgcgagaagaagggcaagcagcgttcagcttgaaatttgacgcatttacgcggcgcgtagcgctgcAAACTTTCaaagacgtaatcgtgaacgcccagtgcatggattgcgctcgtcagttcggaattgtcaaacctggtgaggggccctttaaagcaatgctcctacatttttcttcagacgcgcactaaaaagtggcccctttctgtagccactgacgatgtggaacgccgagtaaacgatgcgtctaacgccaccgcgcggcaggagacgcggagcggtcactccacgcgccgcagttttaaagaaaaagaagtctaagagcgtcgggttgtagcgcgctgctcaaacgcgaagaagtaacaaccgcaacagttagttcgcgctcgttctgtgtctgcctgtgcgttcttttcgagtgtccttctttgtgtctcagcagtgcgctgcaagtgtcgagctgtgaccgttgttagttcgcggtcgtcctgtgtgtgttcttttcgccagtcctttgcgctcgagcggtgCGTTGAAAGTactgagctgcttgccattcttagTGTGAAATTctaatttgtttctatcgcattcattgcttcgccgttgcggcgaagcttCCAGAAAaattgcgccgatttgtccggcgtgggatgcaataactctgatgtgcgagagaacgagtacagagagcgagagagatatagaaagaaacgcatagaaagatagaaaaagagtgAAATTCTTGGCGGAAAAAGAAATCTTGGCgaggtgagattcgaacccgcgtacccatggtCCGAAGGCgggcatcctaaccactcggctatccagtcttttttttttaaattatttccggttgtacagtCACGCTAGCAGagtgtagcatagccttgtatactctcattggtcccgccataggcgcagctgcgctctctggtgatttcaagaatgctcactagatggcgcgccgccttGAGTGGCGGCGCGCCATccagtgagcattcttgaaatcaccagagagcgcagcgggaccaatgagaagtagtgtacacgccttcgacggacaaggcgcgagcataagaagcttggcgagcaggCTCCTAAAAGAGAGCAAGCCATGTATAGAATAGTacagcaagtggtgggaaagagagaggtgagagggtaaaggcGTAGCCATGCCAGGACCGACTGGGTGCCCACGAGCCCTTCTGCGACCAAGTCTTGCGcgatttagtgcaagctgcgctatcttTTCTGTGCTCTTTTTTTGAGGTAGCAAAGTGATGGAAGCTGCTGGCGACAGCGCGTTTTCAAAGACCTTTAGAGGCTCACATTTGGGTTCGGTTGCAAAACTGGAAATGGGGCTGGCTTCCTCATGCTGCGCTCACTTGACGACGCCGTAGCCAAGGCGGCGTTCCCTATTGTCCTTACTCAGGCACAAACCTTCTGCGCACACACACTGACCTTCTTGATGAGCAGCTGCGTGCGTACCGCACCATGGCGTCAACATCGGTTCAACAGCGAACGGGCAGTGAACGTCCAACTAAATTTATGTTATCGTTTCTGTAGCCATGGGATGTCGCCAGTGGTGTTCCTTCCGTCCCGCCTCGTTTACGAGCATGTTCATCGGAacggtaaaggggccctgcaacacctttctagCTAATCTTCGAATGACTTTAatggagcttatttcctcacgaatcgtcTGTTGCAAAAATTTTTGGAATCCGTCAAGTGCGAACGGAGTTACAAGGATTCGTCGCACGTTCTCTCTTCTCGTCCCAACGAGAGTGCTGGAAGCTAATcatggagggatggcacgggggaaggaagatacgtcacgcgcgcgtcgtgaccttgagcactttcctttcttttttttccttcgaacccGCGGATTACTTTCAGTGGGATAGCGAGCGAGTGCGCGGGCACGCCgcgccatcccgcggcggccgcggtaactattcAAATCACGATGGTCAAATAAGAAAATGGTCATGGACTTTGGCGTTATGGCtaagtcatttgggtttatggcatcatttgtcgagagaagagcgagggACTTCTAGCTCTctttgagaaataattgtaaacTCCAGGGCGCGTGCTactctataatgtttggctcacatgctctcaggagcctcgacaaccaatcggcagcgttttctgaccatgctcaaaaggtgttgcagggtccctttaaggacatGAAAAATAACGCAATGCATGTTCAAACATCAATAGGCACCCTCTTTTTAATAAAAAACAAGGCTTTCGCGAACTTGATAAAAACGGAAGAAGTGACAGTTTCATTCAGTGCCGACTGCGATGTTTTGCGCAGCGTTCACCATAAAATGCACCTTTGTTCGTTGCTCAGGTTCATCGGTGCATTTACGCTGCAGTTGAACACAGTGGAGAAGGCTTGCATATTTTTTAATGGCACGTTTACCCTGAAAAAGGAAACAATAATTGGTTACTGCTGTTCTCACTGCCTACTTTTGGTTAAGTTGCAGCGTTCAGAACGCCGCGTACAGTTCCTCGCGTTAGCGTTCTTTGAGTATGCAATGCTTGTGGAGAAGTCAACGGGGCACAATCCGTATATGTTTCGTTACAAGGTTTTATCTACATAAAGTCTTGCTCGAAGTGTAAGTTGCTCCAACTCACCCTTCACTCGCCAATTTAATTCTCTTCCCGTAGTTATCATACGCTTACTTCTAACATGTGTGTTGATCGACAGTATGACGATACTTGCAATAAAGGAGAGAGAAGTCTATACTCTACAAATTACTGGCAGTTACAAATTACTATAAGCGCTTTTGACAAGTGCAAAGATCACTGTAAATTGTGCAGACCTGAAGAACGAAGGCCTCTTCCAACGGTCTCCTGCATATCCAGTGCAAGTTGATTACATTTTATGCGCgcgaatttcttaatttcatcgccACACCTAATCCACTGCCGTCTTCGGATGATTTTCCCATCACATGGATTCGTAGCTCCCACTGATCATCGATGCTTGTGCGCATTACGTGACCCGCCGAGGTCCACCTCTTCACAGCATCCGTGGGGAAACCCTCTTTTCTTCATGTTGTCCATCAGTCTCTTCCTTTTGGGTCAAAAGCGCTTACAGGATCAGACGTAGCGGTCTGTATCCCCAACAACATTGCACTGCCCATTCTGCGTTTTTTTATCATTGAATGTTACTGCTTTGATTCCTTGTTCCATCGTATACTGTGCGgtcgagtttctttgttatcttAGAACTTTCAGCTCCACACGTTATGACTGGCAAAACACAATgattgtacagtcgcgctcaatatgtcTTGCTACACGGGAGCGTGTCGACCCACGAGTTCAAAGACGGCGCGTGGCTACAACTTGCCTTAATTTCCGCAGCTAAATTATATGTTCTTATTTGGGAGCATCCCCACGTTGTATGAACTGCGTTCAGTTGTGGAAATAAGGAATAGGGGAAGATATATAAGGGTGATCTTAAAGCTTGGTCTTAAAGTCGCGCACTCCTGGGTTGCAAGTCATATTAAGAGCGACTGTACACTTCCCGTTTCATGTATAATTGGCAATGCCTGGTAAATGCACTCTACTTGCCTGTATTCAGACGGACTGTGTTCATCGTATTCAATCTGCATCCTGAGCGATTCCGTGGTCCTCACCTCGCACTCCGTCTGTGCATCAATATATATTGACTTTAGCGAAATACACTTTTTGTGGGAAAATTCTAGGTGTACCTAATTAGGATTCTCGTACCATCGCGTATGCAATAAAGAAAAGCCTTTTCGCGGAAATGTTTAGGCCCTCCAAGCGGGTGTCGTCATGCAGCAATGCGAAAGCCTGAAAAAGGAAGTATGATTGAACGAGTCATTTCGTTGTGGCATCATTCAGATGCATATTGGCAAGAAAAGGAATAGACGCCAACCAAGGTGAAATGTTCTTTTTCTTAAAAActctggccgaaactgtcgaaataaacACTTCCATTGTTAGTTtttcacggaggatctacttcaCTGATTGCAACCGCTACGGCCAGTTTCACCACCatgcctgcatatatatatatatatatatatatatatatatatatatatatataatataatatatatatatatagttattacctttcggccgtggcacggccttcgtcagaataaacTGAAGTACAAGCATGCACCCACTTTTATAGGCACCAACAGGTGGGTGATGTGAATGTACAAAATTTACAGAACAATAACGAAAGAGATATAATACATCAGGCTGGATCAAGGCCATGAACAAGCGCTTGTAACGATCAGCCATGGACCGCACTAGTCTCGATGCTTGCACGTGAAGAGAAAAGATGATAGCGATCGTTCTATAATCAAACTTTTTTACAGATGTCTTAGGCACATTTCATTCAGGGTATGACAAAAATGCGAACATGAAGACATCGCAGAAAGGCACGA
It encodes the following:
- the LOC125759777 gene encoding neprilysin-1-like isoform X2 gives rise to the protein MLYPSAILQKPFYESGLPRAINYGSMGMTIGHEMSHGFDDQGSQFDGDGRLQDWWSSETLEKFVRKSRCFQYQYGNITDNTTGTPAFALLHDDTRLEGLNISAKRLFFIAYAMTECEVRTTESLRMQIEYDEHSPSEYRVNVPLKNMQAFSTVFNCSVNAPMNLSNEQRCILW